A region of the Gammaproteobacteria bacterium genome:
GTGTGGGAAGTGCTTAAGACCAGTCCTTATAAGGCTGCTTTGCCAAACAAACATTGTAGTAACGCGCATCATGTGAGACTTCTTCACCTGCCCAAGCAGGCATTTCAAATGCTTCATTTTCTGCTGAAAGTTCTATTTCTGCAACAATAAGTCCTAAGTTATCGCCAGCAAACACATCTACTTCCCAAGTATGATGACCGATGTCAACATGGTAACGAGTTTTATTGATAAGCGATTGCCCGCATAAACTTAATAAAATTTCTTTGGCGTCGGCTAAGGGAATAGTATATTCATATTCACTACGAGAAATACTCAGCGTTGCACTTTTAATAT
Encoded here:
- a CDS encoding CYTH domain-containing protein, giving the protein MAQEIERKFLIKNDDWRANADSGVEMVQGYLQSGEKSSIRVRLTGDKAWLNIKSATLSISRSEYEYTIPLADAKEILLSLCGQSLINKTRYHVDIGHHTWEVDVFAGDNLGLIVAEIELSAENEAFEMPAWAGEEVSHDARYYNVCLAKQPYKDWS